TTCACCTCCAATCGCAGCGTATCCGGTTACGGGAATCGGACCTCCGAACAGGTCCGCCGATAAGGTCGTCAACACGGGTATCGGTCTGCCTTGGATAGCGAAAACCGTTGCAAACCGCGAGTGCGTATGCACGATGCCATTGACGTCCTTACGCTCCCGATAGATGACGCAATGGCTTGCGGTATCGACGGAAGGTTTGAGGTCCCCTTCGATTACATTGCCTTGGTCATCGACGATGACGATATCTGAGGGCTTCAGGTTTCGGAAACTGACGCCTGAGGGCTTGATCGCTATGAGACCGCTTTCTGGGTCTCTCTGTGAGACGTTTCCGGATGTTCCAGATACGAGTCCGGCTTCTGGCAACTCTTTGTTCGCCTGACAAACCGTCGTCTTGAGACTCTCCAACATAAGCATTATCCTTTCTGAAATTGCTGGTTGGAAGAGGTGCGTGGCGAGCCTATGCCGCGAAATCCTTCCATATGTATTTCGAAACCATATTATACCTAAAACGAACATAAGTGCAAATTAAAATGGAAATTAATCCATAATAGAGATTATTATGGTCGCATTACATGGCGTTGATAAGGAAGGGGTTAAATAGTTAGAAAGGTTGGAATTGTTAGGATAAGGAGAGCAAAGAAGTGGCGCAACGGGAGTCCACCACAAGGTAATTCATGTAATGCATTTTGAGCGCGGCTTGCAGTGCGGGTGCTTTTGAAACTCCCGATACCACGCACATGCGGTGGGGAATGGAAGCTATCTCGGCCAAAGGCAGCGAAACGGTCCGGTCATTGAACTCTGAGATCTCTTGACCATCCTTGTCGATGATACGCGCTGCTATATGGCCCACCCCTCCTTGGGCCAGATACAATTGCTGGTCTTGCTTGGTGATATAGCCTGCCCGGTTCAGGGAGGAGTTTGGGTCGGTCAATGTTCCCACCCCGAATAAGGCCACGTCAGAGAGGGCTGCTTTCTTAAGGACTTGTGCGATTTGCTGCGTGGAGAGCAACTGGTCGCGAAGCGTCGATGTCAACACAATGGCAGGTGCGTTGATGTATTCGTAGTTGCCATGAAGGGCCAATGCCATGCGTCGTGCCAGGTCCGGCCCGTCAAGCTCGGGCTTGCTTCCTCCGATGCTGCCTGAAAGAGTCGTGATGTGTATGTTTTCAAGAGCGTTCGGCGGAATCTTGGAAACGATGTTCGCGATGATTCGGCCCCACGTCATTGTCAACGAGAAACCGGATTGCATCATGTCGGTAAGTTTTATCGCGGCTGCATAACCCACTGCCGATGCGGTGTCGAGTTCGTTGTCCATCGCAGGTACGATTACCACGTCCTTGATGTCGTAATCGCGTTTAATGGCCTCGCTGATGTCTCTTTCCTCCATCATAGGAGGATGCACGGTGATGGTCACGATGCCTTTGTCCTGGGCTTCTTGCAACAGACGAGAAACGGATGTTCTCGAGACGTTAAGTCGGTGGGCTATTTCATTTTGGTTGAGATGATCCTCATAATACCATTTTGCCGCTGAATATAACCTATTGAGCCGAGGCGATTTCATGGTTTGAACCTTTTCGTGCTTTCCTTCTGGATGACGTTATTTTCCAATGAGACTATACCATCCTCTGTAGTATTTAACACTTAAAATGAAAATTATTTCATTATAAAATTGACATATTCACATTTACGTGTAAAGTGTGAAATACGCGCAAGCGTTAAACCAATCAAAGTTGCAAAGGAGTAACAAATGGGACGGGTACAAACGGTATGTGGGGATATCGATGTTGCGGACATGGGCTATACGATGCCGCATGAGCATCTCCTGACTCACCCGCAGGGTCATGGATCCAAGGTCGAAGAAGACCACTTGCTGAATTCCTACTCCAAGGCGGTTGAGATGCTGCAGGAATACAAGAAAGACGGCGGTGGCACTTTGGTCGAGGCCACGCCAAAGACGTGGGGTCGTGACACCAAGGGTATGTATTATGCCTCAAAGGCCTCCGGTGTGAATGTCGTGGCCTGCACCGGCTATATTTGCCAAGAGCATGGTATGCCGGATGATCTCGGTGATTGGGACATCGAGCGTATCGTCGATGAAATGGTTGAGGACATCACGGTCGGTATGGACGGCACGAATATCAAAGCCGGCTGGATCAAGTGCGGGACTGCCTATCTGCATATCACCAAAGGTGAGGAGAAGGTTATTCGTGCGGCATGTCGGGCAGCCAAGAAGACCGGCGTCTCCGTCCATGCTCACACCACCATCGGAACCATGGGGCTTGAGATCTTGAAGATTGTCCAAGAGGAGGACTTCGACACCTCAAGGTTCGCAGTCGCCCATGTTGATCGTGATCCGGATCTTTGGTACCACCGCAAAATGTTGGAGACCGGTTGCTCCCTGATTTATGATGGCCCTGGAAAGGCGAAGTACTATCCCGACTCCATGCGTGTCGACTTGCTCCGACAGCTTGTCGACGATGGTTACGCCGACAAATTGATGCTTTGCAACGATATGGGCAGGCGCTCACACCATAAGGTGTATGGTTTCGGTCCTGGGCTCAACTACATCAAGGATGTTTTCCTGCCGCGTCTGATTGATGAGGGCTTTAGCGAAGAGGTAGTGCACGGGTTCATGTATGAAAATCCGCAGCACTTCTATGAGATGCGGGATCCCGAATGAGCAGAAGGCTTCTGCAGCTAGCTCTGGATGTCACCGACGTTGCCACAGCGCTGAAAGTCGCGGTCAAAGCTGCCCCCGCTGTCGACATCGTGGAAGACGGAACGGTGCTGTGCCTTGCAAAGGGCGTCGATTCCATGCGCGATCTTCGTGCGGTGTTGCCGGGGAAGACTCTGCTGGCCGATATCCGGATTGCGAGGGCAGGCGAAAAATTTGCGAACCTGTACTTCGAAGCCGGGGCAAGCAGGGTCTCGGTTGTCGGCGAAAGCGGTCTGGATGTCATTCGAG
The window above is part of the Bifidobacterium sp. ESL0732 genome. Proteins encoded here:
- a CDS encoding L-ribulose-5-phosphate 4-epimerase, which gives rise to MLESLKTTVCQANKELPEAGLVSGTSGNVSQRDPESGLIAIKPSGVSFRNLKPSDIVIVDDQGNVIEGDLKPSVDTASHCVIYRERKDVNGIVHTHSRFATVFAIQGRPIPVLTTLSADLFGGPIPVTGYAAIGGEQIGHEVVKYIGSGSAVLLRNHGVFTIGGDAAQAVRAATYVEETAEVSYFATLAGDVQPLDTQAINEARQWYLKDYGQKPVSSGA
- a CDS encoding sugar-binding domain-containing protein, with protein sequence MMEERDISEAIKRDYDIKDVVIVPAMDNELDTASAVGYAAAIKLTDMMQSGFSLTMTWGRIIANIVSKIPPNALENIHITTLSGSIGGSKPELDGPDLARRMALALHGNYEYINAPAIVLTSTLRDQLLSTQQIAQVLKKAALSDVALFGVGTLTDPNSSLNRAGYITKQDQQLYLAQGGVGHIAARIIDKDGQEISEFNDRTVSLPLAEIASIPHRMCVVSGVSKAPALQAALKMHYMNYLVVDSRCATSLLSLS